In the Caenorhabditis elegans chromosome X genome, one interval contains:
- the sul-1 gene encoding Putative extracellular sulfatase Sulf-1 homolog (Confirmed by transcript evidence) has product MISNLRISNYFIIFYVLFLIIPIKVTSIHFVDSQHNVILILTDDQDIELGSMDFMPKTSQIMKERGTEFTSGYVTTPICCPSRSTILTGLYVHNHHVHTNNQNCTGVEWRKVHEKKSIGVYLQEAGYRTAYLGKYLNEYDGSYIPPGWDEWHAIVKNSKFYNYTMNSNGEREKFGSEYEKDYFTDLVTNRSLKFIDKHIKIRAWQPFALIISYPAPHGPEDPAPQFAHMFENEISHRTGSWNFAPNPDKQWLLQRTGKMNDVHISFTDLLHRRRLQTLQSVDEGIERLFNLLRELNQLWNTYAIYTSDHGYHLGQFGLLKGKNMPYEFDIRVPFFMRGPGIPRNVTFNEIVTNVDIAPTMLHIAGVPKPARMNGRSLLELVALKKKKKKHMTALKPWRDTILIERGKMPKLKKIRDRYIKQKKKFNKENRLSKECKRRKWQRDCVHGQLWKCYYTVEDRWRIYKCRDNWSDQCSCRKKREISNYDDDDIDEFLTYADRENFSEGHEWYQGEFEDSGEVGEELDGHRSKRGILSKCSCSRNVSHPIKLLEQKMSKKHYLKYKKKPQNGSLKPKDCSLPQMNCFTHTASHWKTPPLWPEELGEFCFCQNCNNNTYWCLRTKNETHNFLYCEFVTEFISFYDFNTDPDQLINAVYSLDIGVLEQLSEQLRNLRKCKNRQCEIWSTSQMLRSPKLVDLRVNEKSFLTYQPEKT; this is encoded by the exons ATGATTTCGAATTTACGaatatcaaattattttatcattttttatgtGTTGTTTCTTATCATTCCAATTAAGGTGACTTCCATTCATTTTGTAGACTC ACAGCACAATGTAATCCTTATTCTAACTGATGACCAGGATATTGAACTTGGATCTATGGACTTTATGCCAAAAACTTCCCAAATAATGAAAGAACGAGGCACGGAGTTCACTTCGGG cTATGTTACAACTCCAATCTGCTGTCCCAGTCGTTCTACCATTCTGACAGGATTATATGTACATAATCATCATGTACATACAAACAATCAAAACTGCACTGGAGTCGAGTGGAG AAAAGTGCATGAGAAAAAATCTATTGGAGTTTACTTGCAAGAAGCTGGATATAGAACCGCGTATTTGggcaaatatttaaatgaataTGACGGGTCGTATATTCCTCCAGGATGGGATGAGTGGCACGCAATTGTTAAGAATAGCAAGTTTTACAATTACACAATGAACTCGAATGGAGAGCGGGAAAAATTTGGCTCAGAGTATGAAAAG gattACTTCACCGACCTGGTGACAAACCGCTCCCTGAAATTCATCGACAAACACATAAAAATCCGAGCTTGGCAACCATTTGCACTCATAATTTCCTATCCAGCGCCGCATGGACCAGAAGACCCCGCACCACAATTTGCACAtatgtttgaaaatgaaattagcCATAG aactggCAGCTGGAATTTCGCTCCAAATCCTGATAAGCAGTGGTTATTGCAAAGAACTGGTAAAATGAATGATGTCCATATAAGTTTTACTGATTTATTACACCGTCGACGGCTACAAACATTGCAAAGTGTTGATGAAGGAATCGAACGA TTGTTTAATTTACTTCGAGAATTGAACCAACTATGGAACACCTACGCAATTTACACATCTGATCATGGCTATCATCTCGGCCAATTTGGTCTATTAAAAGGAAAAAACATGCCGTATGAATTTGACATCAGGGTACCCTTTTTTATGAGAGGACCTGGGATTCCACGGAATGTCAC atTTAATGAAATAGTGACAAACGTTGATATAGCTCCAACAATGCTTCACATAGCCGGAGTGCCCAAGCCGGCAAGAATGAATGGAAGAAGTTTGCTTGAGTTAGTTgctttgaagaaaaagaaaaagaagcatATGACTGCATTGAAACCTTGGCGAGATACGATTCTAATTGAGAGAGG aaaaatgccaaagCTGAAAAAGATCCGAGATAGGTATATAaagcaaaagaaaaagttcaacaaGGAAAATAGACTGTCTAAGGAGtgtaaaagaagaaaatggcAAAGAGATTGTGTTCATGGAcag CTCTGGAAATGCTACTACACAGTAGAAGATCGCTGGCGAATTTACAAGTGTCGTGACAATTGGAGTGACCAGTGTTCatgcagaaaaaaacgagaaataagtaattatgatgatgatgacatTGACGAGTTTTTAACGTATGCTGATCGGGAGAACTTCTCGGAAGGCCATGAGTGGTATCAAGGTGAATTTGAAGACTCGGGCGAAGTTGGTGAAGAATTGGATGGTCACAGAAGCAAGCGAGGAATTTTGAGCAAATGCAGTTGCTCCAGAAATGTTTCCCATCCAAT aaaacttCTAGAgcagaaaatgtcaaaaaagcACTACTTGAAGTACAAAAAGAAACC GCAAAACGGATCATTGAAACCAAAAGACTGCTCACTTCCCCAAATGAACTGCTTCACACATACTGCATCTCACTGGAAAACTCCCCCTCTCTGGCCTGAGGAGCTTGGAGAGTTCTGCTTTTGTCAGAATTGTAACaa TAATACATATTGGTGTTTACGAACCAAAAACGAGacacacaattttttgtattgcgAGTTCGTTACAGAGTTTATCAGTTTTTACGATTTCAACACGGATCCGGACCAG TTGATAAATGCCGTATACTCGTTGGATATTGGCGTGCTTGAGCAACTTAGCGAGCAACTTCGGAACCTTCGAAAATGTAAGAATCGACAGTGCGAGATATGGAGCACGTCTCAAATGTTAAGATCTCCGAAGCTTGTTGACTTGAGAGTTAATGAAAAGTCTTTTTTGACTTATCAACCGGAGAAAACATGA
- the lbp-2 gene encoding Fatty acid-binding protein homolog 2 (Confirmed by transcript evidence), giving the protein MSSKFLILLAFCGATLVAAEQLPEKFYGTFDLDHSENFDEYLTAKGYGWFTRKLVTFATFKKVFAKNANKNLFDYSNLTSKKDVFYKNVQIGSKFEGEGLDNTKHEVTFTLKDGHLFEHHKPLEEGESKEETYEYYFDGDFLIQKMSFNNIEGRRFYKRLP; this is encoded by the exons ATGTCTTCGAAATTCCTCATCTTACTCGCATTTTGTGGAGCTACCCTTGTGGCTGCCGAACAGCTTCCAGAAAAGTTCTATGGAACCTTCGACTTGGatcactctgaaaattttgatgagtACCTCACTGCCAAAGGATACGGATGGTTCACTCGAAAGCTTGTAACCTTTGCGACATTCAAGAAGGTTTTTGCCAAGAATGCTAACAAAAACCTCTTCGACTACTCCAACTTGACATCGAAAAAAGATGTGTTCTACAAAAACGTCCAGATCGGAAGCAAGTTCGAAGGAGAGGGTCTTGATAACACCAAGCACGAG gttaCCTTCACTCTCAAGGACGGACACTTGTTCGAACATCACAAGCCACTTGAAGAGGGAGAATCCAAGGAAGAAACCTATGAGTATTACTTTGATGGAGATTTTCTTATTCAG AAGATGAGCTTCAACAATATCGAAGGCCGCAGATTCTACAAGAGACTCCCATAA
- the lbp-1 gene encoding Fatty acid-binding protein homolog 1 (Confirmed by transcript evidence), whose amino-acid sequence MCAKIALLLVLVGAASAAVLPDKFYGTFDLDHSENFDEYLTAKGYGWFTRKLVTFATFKKVFTKTSNKNLFDYSNLTSKKDVHYKNVQLGKAFQGEGLDSTKHEITFTLKDGHLFEHHKPLEGGDAKEETYEYLFDKEFLLVRMSFNGVEGRRFYKRLP is encoded by the exons ATGTGCGCTAAAATCGCTCTTCTCCTGGTTCTTGTTGGAGCTGCTTCAGCTGCTGTTCTCCCTGATAAGTTCTATGGAACTTTTGACTTGGAccattccgaaaattttgatgagtATCTCACTGCTAAAGGATACGGATGGTTCACTCGTAAACTTGTCACTTTTGCCACATTCAAAAAGGTGTTCACTAAGACTTCCAACAAGAACCTCTTTGACTACTCCAACTTGACATCAAAGAAAGACGTCCATTACAAGAATGTCCAACTTGGAAAAGCCTTCCAGGGAGAAGGACTTGACAGCACCAAACACGAG atcactTTCACCCTCAAGGACGGACATTTGTTTGAGCATCACAAGCCACTCGAGGGAGGAGACGCCAAGGAAGAGACCTACGAGTACCTTTTCGATAAGGAATTCCTTCTTGTG CGCATGAGTTTCAATGGAGTTGAGGGACGCCGATTCTACAAACGACTCCCATAA
- the fbxb-71 gene encoding F-box domain-containing protein (Confirmed by transcript evidence): protein MNILQLPSKALRCTLQHCDLLEILNFSFVSKKTKQFAKSLHRNVSVVEIDINDFVEVQIWKFEVTQRHDRVKFTFFSNMHRSLPVEDPQFFMDQLIHNGVIDGPEKMKKFGNGEHLKIQSSTTGRVIWMSIPSMGLRKYVDHLLDVLNRVKLDEFAINKDNYCTESICDEFRDFDIRCFMNPRKMSDSLFHQKIMRHIASKCDSLDLCTPVFEPKTHTTQEFLIQNFDALRAMYLYKYNLNDILSTNIFLVFGQVAIDSNQLNLFVRHWIKGSNPRLEYFQIDVPKGMSVEDDLSVILDKVDFQKQPDSFVRDFPLSVQGYDQFIPSFKNRIIKGGVDIKRANGSIATLKYCITDSHLRIRMFIFNDDNYT from the exons ATGAATATTTTACAACTACCTTCAAAGGCTCTCCGATGCACACTTCAACACTGCGATCTTCTGGAAAT attgaattTCTCTTTTGTCTCGAAAAAGACAAAACAGTTTGCAAAATCTCTGCATCGAAACGTCTCTGTGGTTGAAATAGACATTAATGATTTTGTGGAAGTTCAAATCTGGAAATTCGAAGTCACCCAACGCCACGATCGAGTCaagttcacatttttctccaaCATGCATCGTAGTCTTCCGGTCGAAGATCCCCAGTTTTTTATGGATCAACTTATCCACAACGGAGTTATTGACGgtccagaaaaaatgaaaaagttcggAAACGGAGAgcatttgaaaatccaaagttCAACAACTGGTAGAGTGATTTGGATGAGCATTCCGAGCATGGGATTACGAAAGTATGTTGATCACTTACTGGATGTTTTAAATCGAGTAAAACTTGATGAATTCGCAATAAACAAAGACAACTATTGCACTGAATCGATTTGCGACGAGTTCCGAGATTTCGATATTCGATGCTTTATGAATCCCAGAAAAATGTCAGACTCATTGTTTCATCAAAAGATTATGAGGCACATTGCAAGTAAATGCGACTCGCTTGATCTCTGTACTCCAGTATTTGAACCTAAAACTCACACAACTCAAGAGTTCTTGATTCAAAACTTTGATGCCTTACGAGCGATGTACTTGTACAAATATAATCTTAATGATATTCTCtccacaaacatttttttagtttttgggcAAGTTGCTATCGACTCGAATCAGTTGAATTTGTTCGTCAGACATTGGATAAAGGGATCAAACCCCAGGCTCGAGTACTTTCAAATTGATGTCCCGAAAGGAATGAGCGTAGAGGACGATCTTTCAGTGATCTTGGACAAGGTGGACTTTCAGAAGCAACCAGATAGTTTTGTAAGAGACTTTCCACTATCTGTACAAGGATATGACCAGTTTATcccaagtttcaaaaacaggATTATAAAAGGTGGAGTGGATATCAAAAGAGCCAATGGATCAATAGCAACTTTAAAGTATTGCATTACTGACAGTCATCTCAGAATTCGAATGTTTATATTTAATGATGATAATTATACTTGA